One Gossypium hirsutum isolate 1008001.06 chromosome A11, Gossypium_hirsutum_v2.1, whole genome shotgun sequence genomic window carries:
- the LOC107931254 gene encoding bet1-like protein At4g14600: MANPYRSSQGLSARPVGNSDEIQLRIDPVHADLDEEISGLHKQVTQLKHVAREIETEARIQNEFVSDLQMLMSRAQAGVKSGMTKLNRTVAQQRSNHILQVIIFGLTCFSIVYLWSKHFKR; this comes from the exons ATGGCGAATCCTTACAGATCAAG CCAGGGCCTTAGCGCTAGACCGGTGGGAAATTCTGATGAAATCCAACTGAGAATCGATCCAGTTCATGCTGATTTAGACGAAGAGATTTCGGGTCTGCACAAACAAGTTACACAACTCAAACAc GTGGCTCGAGAGATTGAAACTGAAGCACGGATACAGAATGAATTTGTGTCCGATCTG CAAATGCTAATGAGCAGAGCTCAGGCAGGAGTAAAAAGTGGGATGACAAAGTTGAATCGAACTGTTGCTCAGCAGAGATCGAATCACATTTTGCAAGTGATAATCTTCGGTCTGACATGTTTCTCCATCGTCTACTTATGGTCAAAGCACTTCAAGAGATGA